The following coding sequences lie in one Dunckerocampus dactyliophorus isolate RoL2022-P2 chromosome 4, RoL_Ddac_1.1, whole genome shotgun sequence genomic window:
- the acacb gene encoding acetyl-CoA carboxylase 2 isoform X7, with amino-acid sequence MCTFAVLGLILWIFFLLRRISNTLAMPEKGDESSSGSSPSELQEDVPVAHSPHPGQQCVSAHQENNTLQAPSSSVGPLVKECSITPKTSTTNVPMLRSRSEVRERLKFILGASEDNSSDDEPLAAKPPSGASQPLTFTAKSPHHQASCEGAQSSSLGMKPSMSGPHLLKKGHEHRKMDLQRDFTVASPAEFVTRFGGNRVIEKVLIANNGIAAVKCMRSIRRWSYEMFRNERTIRFVVMVTPEDLKANAEYIKMADHYVPVPGGPNNNNYANVELIVDIAKRIPVQAVWAGWGHASENPKLPELLDKAGISFLGPSSKAMWALGDKVASSIVAQSADIPTLPWSGSGLRVDWTVDNQRPGNVISVPQEVYTQGCVLDVDEGLAGAKRIGYPVVIKASEGGGGKGIRKVEIADDFPSSFRQVQTEVPGSPIFIMQLAQHARHLEVQILADEYGNAISLFGRDCSIQRRHQKIIEEAPATIAAPSTFEQMEQYAVRLAKMVGYVSAGTVEYLFSEDGSFHFLELNPRLQVEHPCTEMIGDVNLPAAQLQIAMGIPLHRIKDIRLLYGDTPWGDTIINFETPECPPSPRGHVIAARITSENPDEGFKPSSGTVQELNFRSSKNVWGYFSVGATGGLHEFADSQFGHCFSWGENREEAISNMVVAMKELSIRGDFRTTVEYLIKLLETESFRNNDIDTGWLDHLIAEKVQAERPDTMLGIVCGALHVADASFRKSMSDFLHSLERGQVLPAASLLNSVNVDLIYEGVKFRLKVARQSPTTYVIIMNGSDIEIDVHRLSDGGLLLSYDGSSHTTYMKEEVDSYRITVGNKTCVFEKEKDPTVLRSPSAGKLLQYIVEDGAHICAGETYAEIEVMKMVMTLTVQQSGHIHFVKRPGAVLQSGCVVAHMELDDPSSIHRVELNTATLPPQQPLPIVGEKLHQVFHSVLENLVKVMDGYCLEEPYFSTKLKQWVATLMKTLRDPSLPLLELQEIMTSVAGRIPPGVERDIRKVMAQYASNITSVLCQFPSQRVGISTLNYNHCSA; translated from the exons ATGTGCACATTTGCAGTTTTAGGATTAATcctatggattttttttctccttcggAGGATTAGCAACACATTAGCAATGCCCGAGAAAGGAGACGAATCTTCATCAGGCAGCAGTCCCTCTGAACTACAGGAGGATGTGCCTGTTGCACACTCCCCTCATCCAGGCCAACAGTGTGTGTCGGCACACCAGGAGAATAACACTCTCCAAGCTCCCAGTTCCTCAGTGGGTCCTCTTGTGAAAGAGTGCAGCATCACCCCAAAAACTTCAACAACCAATGTGCCAATGCTCAGATCCAGGTCTGAAGTGAGGGAACGTCTCAAGTTTATTCTGGGAGCATCAGAGGATAATTCTTCAGACGATGAGCCGTTGGCAGCTAAACCACCGAGTGGTGCGTCTCAGCCATTGACCTTCACCGCCAAATCTCCTCATCATCAGGCGTCGTGTGAAGGAGCACAGTCCAGTTCCTTAGGCATGAA GCCCAGCATGTCTGGTCCACACTTGCTGAAAAAAGGGCATGAACACAGAAAGATGGATCTACAGCGGGACTTCACTGTTGCCTCACCTGCCGAGTTTGTCACTCGCTTTGGTGGCAACCGTGTCATCGAAAAA GTGCTGATTGCCAACAACGGCATTGCTGCAGTCAAATGCATGCGCTCCATTCGTCGTTGGTCCTACGAGATGTTTCGCAATGAGAGGACCATCCGCTTTGTGGTCATGGTCACCCCTGAAGACTTGAAAGCAAATGCAG AATACATCAAAATGGCAGACCATTACGTGCCTGTTCCTGGTGGGCCAAACAATAACAATTATGCCAATGTAGAGTTGATAGTGGACATTGCCAAAAGAATCCCAGTGCAG GCGGTGTGGGCTGGCTGGGGTCACGCCTCAGAAAATCCCAAACTGCCTGAGTTGCTGGATAAAGCAGGCATTTCATTCTTAG GTCCGTCCAGCAAAGCTATGTGGGCTCTTGGGGATAAGGTGGCTTCTTCCATTGTGGCCCAGAGTGCAGACATTCCCACACTACCATGGAGTGGATCAG GTTTGAGAGTGGACTGGACAGTTGACAACCAAAGACCTGGCAATGTAATCAGTGTTCCTCAAGAGGTTTACACACAAGGCTGTGTTCTTGATGTAGACGAGGGTTTGGCG GGAGCGAAAAGAATTGGTTATCCAGTTGTCATTAAGGCCTCTGAGGGTGGCGGGGGAAAAGGTATCAGGAAAGTAGAAATTGCTGATGACTTTCCAAGCTCCTTTAGGCAG GTTCAAACAGAAGTACCTGGCTCGCCTATTTTCATCATGCAGCTCGCCCAGCATGCAAGGCATCTCGAGGTTCAGATACTGGCTGATGAATATGGAAATGCCATCTCTCTGTTTGGCCGAGATTGCTCCATCCAAAGAAGGCACCAGAAGATTATAGAGGAAGCTCCTGCAACCATAGCTGCACCTTCAACATTTGAGCAGATGGAACAG TATGCTGTAAGACTAGCAAAGATGGTGGGCTATGTCAGTGCTGGGACTGTGGAATATCTTTTCTCCGAGGATGGAAGTTTCCATTTCTTGGAGCTGAACCCTCGTCTACAGGTGGAACACCCCTGTACAGAAATGATTGGTGATGTAAACCTTCCGGCTGCCCAGCTTCAG ATTGCTATGGGCATCCCCCTTCACAGAATTAAAGACATTCGCTTGCTCTATGGAGATACTCCATGGGGTGACACTATTATTAACTTTGAGACTCCAGAATGTCCACCAAGCCCACGAGGCCATGTCATAGCAGCCCGAATCACCAGTGAGAACCCTGACGAG GGCTTCAAACCCAGTTCAGGCACCGTGCAAGAGCTGAACTTTCGCAGCAGTAAAAATGTATGGGGTTACTTCAGTGTTGGAGCAACTGGTGGTCTGCATGAATTTGCCGATTCACAGTTTGGTCACTGTTTCTCCTGGGGCGAGAATCGAGAAGAAGCCATTTC GAACATGGTGGTGGCTATGAAGGAGCTGTCAATTAGAGGGGACTTCAGGACCACCGTTGAATACCTCATTAAGCTTCTGGAAACAGAGAGCTTTCGAAACAATGACATTGACACAGGCTGGCTGGATCACCTCATTGCGGAGAAAGTACAG GCTGAGAGACCAGACACCATGTTGGGGATTGTCTGTGGGGCTTTGCATGTTGCTGATGCAAGCTTCAGGAAGAGCATGTCTGATTTTCTGCATTCTCTGGAAAG AGGCCAGGTTCTGCCTGCAGCAAGCCTCCTTAATTCTGTCAATGTGGATCTCATCTATGAAGGAGTCAAATTCCGCTTGAAG GTTGCTCGACAGTCCCCAACAACGTATGTTATTATAATGAACGGCTCCGACATTGAAATCGATGTCCACAGGCTGAGTGATGGTGGTCTTCTACTCTCCTACGATGGAAGCAGTCACACCACCTACATGAAGGAAGAGGTGGATAG CTACCGCATCACTGTTGGCAACAAGACCTGTGTGTTTGAGAAAGAAAAGGATCCCACAGTGCTAAGATCTCCCTCTGCTGGTAAACTCCTGCAGTATATTGTTGAAGATGGCGCTCATATTTGCGCTGGAGAGACCTACGCAGAGATTGAG GTGATGAAGATGGTGATGACTCTGACTgtgcagcagtccgggcacataCATTTTGTCAAGAGGCCTGGTGCAGTTCTTCAGTCCGGCTGTGTGGTGGCACATATGGAGCTGGATGACCCTAGCAGCATACATCGG GTGGAGCTCAATACGGCCACTTTGCCACCACAGCAACCATTGCCCATTGTTGGGGAAAAGCTTCATCAGGTGTTCCACAGTGTCCTTGAAAACCTAGTTAAAGTAATGGATGGGTACTGCCTTGAAGAACCCTACTTTAGCACAAAG CTCAAACAGTGGGTAGCAACACTCATGAAAACTCTGAGGGATCCCTCTCTGCCACTGCTGGAGCTGCAGGAAATCATGACGAGTGTAGCGGGCCGTATCCCACCTGGTGTTGAGAGAGATATCCGTAAAGTCATGGCCCAATATGCCAGCAATATCACCTCTGTCCTGTGCCAGTTCCCAAGCCAAAGGGTGGGAATCTCAACTCTTAACTATAATCACTGCTCAGCATAA